The proteins below come from a single Thermoleophilaceae bacterium genomic window:
- a CDS encoding DUF1059 domain-containing protein gives MIDCECGSTIKAASDEELTTELREHMEEEHPGDERSDEQLDQMVKERAYDAEDA, from the coding sequence GTGATCGACTGCGAGTGCGGAAGCACGATCAAGGCGGCAAGCGACGAGGAGCTCACCACAGAGCTGCGCGAGCACATGGAGGAAGAGCATCCCGGCGACGAGCGCAGCGACGAGCAGCTCGATCAAATGGTGAAAGAGCGCGCCTACGACGCGGAAGATGCATAG
- a CDS encoding serine hydrolase: protein MLLPVGGVAAAWFLLSDNGGTIGEHVVAPPPPAAKAHAPAATPSLPGNPYEVELQRPDLFPSPFKHPPRAALVFDVHTGRVLWRRNPLQVMPIASLTKLMTALLVVEHTTPNEQVLITPDALHYSGSGVGLLPKGKHVSVKALMYGLLLPSGNDAAIALADKVAHRQPQFVAMMNEKAQSLGLRCTHFASPHGLEPANRSCAADLAALARIDLHHGRIARIVRQAHAVVRFPIKGGKLWLNSTNPLLRLGYPGTIGLKTGDTDAAGHCFIGIVRRGPLTLGVVLLHSPNPQQQARVLLNKAFRRDTP from the coding sequence GTGCTGCTGCCGGTGGGTGGAGTCGCGGCCGCGTGGTTCCTGCTCTCCGACAACGGCGGCACGATCGGCGAGCACGTGGTGGCCCCGCCGCCACCCGCCGCAAAGGCGCACGCGCCGGCCGCCACGCCCTCGCTCCCCGGCAACCCGTACGAGGTCGAGCTTCAGCGGCCGGACCTCTTCCCGAGCCCGTTCAAGCACCCGCCGCGCGCGGCGCTCGTGTTCGACGTGCACACCGGACGCGTGCTGTGGCGGCGCAACCCGCTCCAGGTGATGCCGATCGCGAGCCTCACGAAGCTCATGACCGCACTGCTCGTGGTGGAGCACACCACCCCGAACGAGCAGGTGCTGATCACGCCGGACGCCCTCCACTACTCCGGCTCCGGCGTCGGCCTCCTGCCCAAGGGCAAGCACGTGAGCGTGAAGGCACTGATGTACGGGCTGCTGCTGCCGTCCGGCAATGACGCCGCGATCGCGCTCGCGGACAAGGTCGCGCACCGTCAGCCGCAATTCGTCGCGATGATGAACGAGAAGGCGCAGTCGCTCGGCCTGCGCTGCACGCACTTCGCCTCGCCGCACGGGCTCGAGCCGGCCAATCGTTCGTGCGCCGCCGATCTCGCCGCGCTCGCACGCATCGACCTGCACCACGGCCGCATCGCCAGGATCGTGCGGCAGGCCCACGCCGTCGTGCGCTTCCCGATCAAGGGCGGCAAGCTCTGGCTGAACAGCACCAATCCGCTGTTGCGACTGGGCTATCCCGGCACGATCGGCCTGAAGACCGGCGACACCGACGCCGCCGGCCACTGCTTCATCGGGATAGTGCGCCGCGGCCCGCTGACGCTCGGCGTGGTGCTGCTGCACTCACCGAACCCACAGCAGCAGGCACGAGTGCTGTTGAACAAGGCGTTCAGGCGGGACACACCTTAG